From one Luteipulveratus mongoliensis genomic stretch:
- a CDS encoding PP2C family protein-serine/threonine phosphatase — MPIALHYAARTDLGLGSKSRNEDSGYAGPDLLILADGMGGHAAGDVASSTVVGELVALDGEGVGADDALHQLGEAVKRANDRLRDEMDHSDDLEGMGTTLIALLRTGTKLALANIGDSRAFMLRGGTFSQITKDHSFVQALLDDGRITPEEAEHHPQRSLVTRVLTGRDDDVPDLSMREAQIGDRYLLCSDGLSDYVAGSTIEDILRGSQTPAEAADRLVAIALRASTRDNVTVVVADVVDQSEPVHNQPQVVGAAAALGTAGDQAVEAPAPLTPAEKAAALSREANTPLNQQPPPEGPHGPQLAEEGPRSPRAAWFRWGALGGLILCVLLIAAFVGYRWSQQQFYVGEERGLVTIYQGVPQDFGPFSLHSVDSKTDIATTDLPQFYRDRVDSTLSASSKNEAIRIVEDLRTEMVKCQTGTADGSTCTP; from the coding sequence ATGCCGATCGCGCTGCACTACGCGGCCCGGACCGACCTGGGTCTCGGTTCGAAGAGCCGCAACGAGGACTCCGGGTACGCCGGACCTGACCTGCTCATCCTGGCGGACGGCATGGGGGGTCACGCGGCGGGCGACGTCGCGAGCTCGACCGTGGTCGGCGAGCTGGTGGCTCTCGACGGTGAGGGTGTCGGCGCCGACGACGCGCTGCACCAGCTCGGCGAAGCCGTCAAGCGCGCCAACGACCGGCTGCGCGACGAGATGGACCACTCCGATGACCTCGAGGGCATGGGCACCACGCTCATCGCCCTCCTGCGCACCGGCACCAAGCTCGCTCTGGCCAACATCGGCGACTCGCGCGCGTTCATGCTGCGCGGCGGCACGTTCAGCCAGATCACCAAGGACCACTCCTTCGTCCAGGCCCTCCTCGACGATGGCCGGATCACGCCGGAGGAGGCCGAGCACCACCCCCAGCGCTCGCTCGTGACGCGCGTTCTGACGGGCCGCGACGACGACGTACCGGACCTGTCGATGCGTGAGGCGCAGATCGGCGACCGCTACCTCCTGTGCTCCGACGGCCTGTCGGACTACGTCGCGGGCTCGACCATCGAGGACATCCTGCGCGGGAGCCAGACGCCCGCCGAGGCCGCTGACCGCCTGGTCGCGATCGCGCTGCGCGCCAGCACCCGCGACAACGTGACCGTCGTCGTCGCCGACGTCGTCGACCAGTCCGAGCCGGTGCACAACCAGCCGCAGGTCGTGGGCGCGGCCGCTGCCCTCGGCACCGCCGGCGACCAGGCCGTCGAGGCACCCGCACCGCTGACCCCGGCCGAGAAGGCCGCCGCGCTCAGCCGCGAGGCCAACACACCGCTGAACCAGCAACCGCCGCCCGAGGGCCCGCACGGTCCACAGCTCGCCGAGGAGGGTCCCAGGTCGCCGCGCGCGGCCTGGTTTCGATGGGGCGCCCTCGGCGGACTGATCCTCTGTGTCCTGCTGATCGCCGCGTTCGTCGGCTACCGCTGGAGCCAGCAGCAGTTCTACGTCGGGGAGGAGCGTGGCCTCGTCACGATCTACCAGGGCGTCCCTCAGGACTTCGGCCCGTTCTCGCTCCACTCGGTCGACAGCAAGACCGACATCGCGACCACGGACCTGCCGCAGTTCTACCGCGACCGCGTCGACAGCACCCTCAGCGCGAGCAGCAAGAACGAGGCCATCCGCATCGTCGAGGACCTGCGTACCGAGATGGTGAAGTGCCAGACCGGCACGGCTGACGGGAGCACCTGCACCCCGTGA
- a CDS encoding GDSL-type esterase/lipase family protein, translated as MKTRARRVLAAGAATTLLTGGLVAVAAVTHAESKDRPQAAARFRVTADLAGRRAKDTSSPEVKEYAKGTRIAIHCQSSGGLANGSHIWDLTADNLWVSDTYVRTGADGFTRALPRCRAGQGPTGASAKAFPVRTDLAGRRARYVEAPEVKEYQAGSKVSVRCQAPGNAANGSRIWDLTSDNLWVSDRYVGTGADGFSPKLRACRDEEGPTLVNPPVPAAPHDLKLPPRPKDPPSPLLSMTKRTSNSLSQRKPRVVAMGDSYASGEGTYVYDNATRQPGNKCHRSPLSWQRTVQLPGLGRADYSNAKIDYQQVACSGAETEDLLRRSRYGEPAQIKALKGGADYVLLSIGGNDLGFAGILTDCVTNPRPCTASPDVRGKKAEIDRFMPKLEEVLRTIDRKSGHATIMLAGYPKILTFGGRHLDCLGISGTEAGTIDGIASHLAIQTAKTVRKLKGEGLRIAYSPTMATFDLTPPAPHGGCAPLRQQWINGLITGSYNPDDGLRDKQERFHPNVIGNVAYALTAARFI; from the coding sequence ATGAAGACACGTGCACGTCGGGTGCTCGCGGCGGGGGCCGCGACCACCCTGCTGACCGGAGGTCTGGTCGCCGTGGCAGCCGTCACTCACGCGGAGTCGAAGGACCGGCCCCAGGCCGCGGCGCGGTTCCGGGTCACCGCCGATCTCGCCGGGCGGCGCGCCAAGGACACCTCGTCGCCGGAGGTGAAGGAGTACGCCAAGGGCACGCGGATCGCGATCCACTGTCAGAGCTCGGGCGGCCTCGCCAACGGCTCGCACATCTGGGACCTGACGGCCGACAACCTGTGGGTGTCCGACACCTACGTGCGCACCGGCGCCGACGGATTCACTCGCGCGCTGCCGCGCTGCAGGGCCGGCCAAGGTCCGACGGGAGCGTCGGCGAAAGCCTTCCCTGTGCGTACTGACCTCGCGGGCCGTCGGGCGCGCTATGTCGAAGCGCCGGAAGTCAAGGAGTACCAAGCGGGTTCGAAGGTTTCGGTCCGCTGCCAGGCACCGGGCAACGCGGCGAACGGCTCACGCATCTGGGACCTGACATCGGACAACCTGTGGGTGTCGGACCGGTACGTCGGCACCGGCGCTGACGGGTTCAGCCCGAAGCTGCGCGCGTGCCGCGACGAAGAGGGTCCGACACTGGTCAACCCACCGGTCCCGGCCGCGCCGCACGACCTGAAGCTGCCGCCACGCCCGAAGGACCCGCCGTCTCCGCTGCTGAGCATGACGAAGCGCACGTCCAACTCGCTCTCCCAGCGGAAGCCGCGAGTGGTGGCGATGGGCGACTCGTACGCGTCCGGTGAGGGCACGTACGTCTACGACAACGCGACTCGACAGCCCGGCAACAAGTGCCACCGGTCGCCGCTGTCGTGGCAGCGGACGGTGCAGCTGCCTGGCCTCGGTCGCGCTGATTACAGCAACGCCAAGATCGACTACCAGCAGGTTGCCTGCTCGGGTGCGGAGACGGAGGACCTGCTGCGCCGGTCGCGCTATGGGGAGCCGGCGCAGATCAAGGCATTGAAGGGAGGCGCGGACTACGTCCTCCTGAGCATTGGTGGCAACGACCTGGGCTTCGCCGGCATCCTCACGGACTGCGTCACCAACCCGCGCCCGTGCACAGCGAGTCCCGACGTACGCGGCAAGAAGGCGGAGATCGATCGGTTCATGCCGAAGCTGGAGGAGGTGCTGCGCACGATCGACCGGAAGAGCGGTCACGCGACGATCATGCTGGCGGGCTACCCGAAGATCCTGACCTTTGGTGGGCGGCACCTGGACTGCCTCGGGATCTCCGGGACCGAGGCCGGGACCATCGACGGGATCGCCTCTCACCTCGCCATCCAGACCGCGAAGACGGTCCGCAAGCTCAAGGGTGAAGGGCTGAGGATCGCCTACTCACCGACGATGGCGACCTTCGACCTCACTCCTCCCGCGCCACACGGGGGATGTGCGCCGTTGCGCCAGCAGTGGATCAATGGGCTCATCACGGGCAGCTACAACCCTGATGACGGACTGCGGGACAAGCAGGAGCGATTCCACCCCAACGTCATCGGGAACGTGGCGTACGCCCTGACGGCGGCACGGTTCATCTGA
- a CDS encoding FHA domain-containing protein FhaB/FipA: MSELTVTAIRLGLLALLWAFVFSIVGVLRGDLYGTRVVARRGGAPARSNDERRPPRAIRKGPTHLAVTEGSLRGTTLPLTDAGVLIGRNPECALVLSDDFASGRHARIYRRDDGWYVDDLGSTNGTFAGNQRVTQGVKLDVGSRLRIGQTVLELRK, from the coding sequence GTGAGCGAGCTCACCGTCACCGCGATCCGACTCGGCCTGCTGGCGCTTCTCTGGGCGTTCGTCTTCAGCATTGTCGGCGTGCTCCGTGGCGACCTGTACGGCACCCGAGTCGTCGCTCGGCGCGGGGGAGCGCCGGCCCGCAGCAACGACGAGCGGCGGCCCCCGCGAGCCATCCGCAAGGGCCCGACCCACCTCGCGGTCACCGAGGGCTCGTTGCGTGGCACCACGCTCCCGCTCACCGATGCCGGCGTGCTGATCGGCCGCAACCCGGAGTGCGCTCTGGTTCTGTCGGACGACTTCGCCTCGGGACGGCACGCGCGCATCTATCGTCGCGACGACGGCTGGTACGTCGACGACCTCGGCTCCACCAACGGCACGTTCGCCGGCAACCAGCGCGTTACCCAAGGTGTCAAGCTCGACGTAGGTTCCCGCCTGCGCATCGGGCAGACCGTGCTTGAGCTGAGGAAGTAG
- a CDS encoding FhaA domain-containing protein, producing the protein MGLFDKLERKLEQTVNGAFAKAFRAEVQPVEIASAMRRAMDDRASSIGKNQRPIVPNLFSVELSETDFERLTAYREELSDELIASAMEHADTQRYTPGGPVAVTFTRSEQLETGVFRIRPSTAKHVDNLEGEALDDPAQDPELRSPLESGTALPLPLPGAPGGPRSPGLDTPGLDTPSAGAPGYSTNAAGAPGYSTSGPDQAFHAQETGHDPGPGYSTQPAYDQPHQPSYDAPPPSYEQAPPAYEQPAPEVPAPPPPPRKRPQERPWLDIDGERYPIMSAMTIIGRDDDADVILDDPGISRHHSEIRVTNDGPHLVVTLKDLGSTNGTFVNGDPIGSARLVDGDRITVGRTAMTIHIGGRR; encoded by the coding sequence ATGGGACTGTTCGACAAGCTCGAGCGCAAGCTCGAGCAGACCGTCAACGGCGCCTTCGCCAAAGCGTTCCGGGCAGAGGTGCAGCCGGTCGAGATCGCCAGCGCCATGCGGCGCGCCATGGACGACCGCGCATCCAGCATCGGCAAGAACCAGCGGCCGATCGTGCCCAACCTGTTCTCGGTCGAGCTGAGTGAGACCGACTTCGAGCGGCTGACGGCCTACCGCGAGGAGCTGTCGGACGAGCTGATCGCCTCCGCGATGGAGCACGCCGACACCCAGCGCTACACGCCTGGCGGTCCGGTCGCGGTCACCTTCACGCGCAGCGAGCAGCTCGAGACCGGCGTCTTCCGCATCCGCCCGTCGACCGCCAAGCATGTGGACAACCTCGAGGGCGAGGCGCTGGACGATCCCGCCCAAGACCCCGAGCTGCGATCGCCGCTGGAGTCGGGCACTGCACTGCCGTTGCCGCTCCCGGGCGCGCCTGGGGGGCCGCGGTCACCAGGTCTCGATACGCCCGGTCTCGATACGCCCTCCGCTGGCGCTCCGGGCTACTCGACCAACGCCGCGGGGGCTCCGGGCTACTCGACCAGCGGTCCCGACCAGGCGTTCCACGCCCAGGAGACCGGGCACGACCCGGGACCTGGCTACTCGACCCAGCCGGCGTACGACCAGCCCCATCAGCCGTCGTACGACGCACCGCCGCCTTCGTACGAGCAGGCGCCACCGGCGTACGAACAGCCTGCGCCTGAGGTGCCGGCTCCGCCACCGCCGCCGCGCAAGCGTCCCCAGGAGCGACCGTGGCTGGACATCGACGGCGAGCGCTACCCGATCATGTCTGCAATGACGATCATCGGCCGCGACGACGACGCCGACGTCATTCTCGACGACCCGGGAATCTCCAGGCACCACAGTGAGATTCGCGTGACCAACGACGGCCCGCACCTGGTCGTCACCCTCAAGGATCTCGGCTCCACCAACGGCACCTTCGTCAATGGCGACCCGATCGGCAGCGCCCGTCTGGTCGATGGAGACCGCATCACCGTCGGCCGTACGGCCATGACCATTCATATAGGGGGGCGCCGGTGA